A stretch of the Ostrea edulis chromosome 9, xbOstEdul1.1, whole genome shotgun sequence genome encodes the following:
- the LOC125657606 gene encoding slit homolog 1 protein-like isoform X1, producing MESLLLSFLGIMVGMTHACPEVCRCSGKTLDCSLRELTDCPVVVEDDFQIWNFSGNEIPSLTSRSVINSVTNVANVLDISNNKITIAEENFFLNFKNLGELRISNNNVNNFGFILPPALEILIASNNSIQRWPDINLLQLQHLKKVYFDHNFLKSVSCSSDTNLIFNRLEKLDLSSNKIDHIDICVLQSMPILHELDISFNKLETLTDGLFNSNAQLERLDFSDNLLRSIPKGIFEKLPNLAILLLSGNRLVTFPVQLPILEVLDLSFNQISNIREHNKENVYPHEFLFLGGNPFHCDCGVQWLKEFLDTREYQLHYLNIPEEKFIPVCQSPSDLMNESWNYLSSDLFVCDFQNPRKETEFDDLEIQKKLELEVVDIGDTSVKLRWNSFRDMTVAESTYQLKYHQFGHKDKQTTHTFRSPSLSYILQNLTAGTAYVICLRELVTYSENLEFDCVEIIMKEDNVLFAYMIFACILSMLFYVFKV from the coding sequence ATGGAATCGCTGTTACTGTCTTTCCTTGGGATAATGGTGGGCATGACACACGCATGTCCAGAGGTATGCAGGTGCTCAGGAAAAACACTGGACTGTAGCCTCAGAGAGCTGACTGACTGTCCTGTTGTAGTTGAGGATGATTTTCAGATTTGGAATTTTAGTGGAAATGAAATACCTAGCTTAACATCCAGAAGTGTTATAAATAGTGTCACCAACGTTGCAAATGTTCTTGATATTAGCAACAATAAAATCACAATCGCTGAAGAAAACTTTTTTTTGAACTTCAAAAACTTGGGGGAGTTGCGGATTTCAAACAACAATGTGAATAATTTTGGATTCATCCTTCCTCCAGCACTTGAAATACTAATAGCTagtaataattcaattcaaagatGGCCAGATATTAATTTACTGCAGCTGCAGCATTTAAAGAAAGTTTATTTTGATCATAATTTTCTCAAGAGTGTGAGCTGTTCCTCAGATACTAACTTAATATTTAATAGACTTGAAAAATTAGACCTATCCTCAAATAAAATTGATCACATAGATATTTGTGTATTGCAAAGCATGCCTATTTTACATGAATTAGATATATCATTTAATAAATTGGAGACATTAACAGATGGATTATTCAACTCTAATGCACAATTAGAGAGGCTAGATTTTTCTGATAATTTGCTAAGAAGCATTCCAAAaggaatttttgaaaaactACCAAATCTTGCCATCTTGTTATTGTCAGGAAATAGACTTGTGACTTTTCCCGTACAACTGCCTATACTTGAAGTTCTGGATCTTTCATTTAATCAGATCTCCAATATCAGGGAGCATAACAAAGAGAATGTCTACCCCCACGAGTTTCTGTTCCTGGGGGGAAACCCATTTCATTGTGACTGTGGAGTTCAGTGGCTAAAAGAATTCCTGGACACAAGAGAATATCAGTTGCATTACTTGAACATTCCAGAGGAAAAGTTCATTCCTGTGTGTCAGAGTCCATCTGATTTGATGAACGAATCCTGGAATTACCTAAGTAGTGATTTGTTTGTATGCGATTTCCAAAACCCTCGAAAGGAAACGGAGTTTGAcgatttagaaattcaaaagaAACTGGAATTAGAAGTGGTTGACATTGGAGATACGTCGGTCAAGTTACGATGGAATAGTTTTCGGGACATGACTGTAGCCGAGTCGACTTACCAGTTAAAATACCATCAATTTGGCCACAAAGATAAACAGACCACACACACCTTTAGATCCCCCTCTTTGTCATATATTCTCCAGAATCTCACAGCTGGTACAGCCTATGTTATTTGCCTAAGAGAGCTTGTCACATATTCAGAGAACTTAGAATTTGACTGTGTAGAGATTATAATGAAAGAGGACAATGTCCTATTTGCATATATGATTTT
- the LOC125657606 gene encoding uncharacterized protein LOC125657606 isoform X2 translates to MESLLLSFLGIMVGMTHACPEISNIREHNKENVYPHEFLFLGGNPFHCDCGVQWLKEFLDTREYQLHYLNIPEEKFIPVCQSPSDLMNESWNYLSSDLFVCDFQNPRKETEFDDLEIQKKLELEVVDIGDTSVKLRWNSFRDMTVAESTYQLKYHQFGHKDKQTTHTFRSPSLSYILQNLTAGTAYVICLRELVTYSENLEFDCVEIIMKEDNVLFAYMIFACILSMLFYVFKV, encoded by the exons ATGGAATCGCTGTTACTGTCTTTCCTTGGGATAATGGTGGGCATGACACACGCATGTCCAGAG ATCTCCAATATCAGGGAGCATAACAAAGAGAATGTCTACCCCCACGAGTTTCTGTTCCTGGGGGGAAACCCATTTCATTGTGACTGTGGAGTTCAGTGGCTAAAAGAATTCCTGGACACAAGAGAATATCAGTTGCATTACTTGAACATTCCAGAGGAAAAGTTCATTCCTGTGTGTCAGAGTCCATCTGATTTGATGAACGAATCCTGGAATTACCTAAGTAGTGATTTGTTTGTATGCGATTTCCAAAACCCTCGAAAGGAAACGGAGTTTGAcgatttagaaattcaaaagaAACTGGAATTAGAAGTGGTTGACATTGGAGATACGTCGGTCAAGTTACGATGGAATAGTTTTCGGGACATGACTGTAGCCGAGTCGACTTACCAGTTAAAATACCATCAATTTGGCCACAAAGATAAACAGACCACACACACCTTTAGATCCCCCTCTTTGTCATATATTCTCCAGAATCTCACAGCTGGTACAGCCTATGTTATTTGCCTAAGAGAGCTTGTCACATATTCAGAGAACTTAGAATTTGACTGTGTAGAGATTATAATGAAAGAGGACAATGTCCTATTTGCATATATGATTTT